A genome region from Musa acuminata AAA Group cultivar baxijiao chromosome BXJ3-5, Cavendish_Baxijiao_AAA, whole genome shotgun sequence includes the following:
- the LOC135639105 gene encoding serine/threonine-protein kinase PBL27-like, with protein sequence MSCFPCFSRKSAAEEDLSPVARVVKDNELTEKPGHPTQKASVEEAQQDAGNGSIAAQTFTFRELASATKNFRPEFLLGEEGFGRVYKGCLENNGQTVAVKQLDRNGYQGQDFLAEVKALSLLQHQNLIKLIGYCADGDQRLLVYEYMPTGSLEDHLHGTSADQKPISWYTRMKIAYGTAQGLEFLHEKADPPVIYRELKPSTILLDEDFNPKLSDIGLAKGDKVHVSSMVMDTNGYSSPEYTRTGQLTLKSDVYSFGVVMLELITGKSVMDTNEPNLVAWAMPMFRDQKRFPELVDPLLQGEYPSKGLSQAVAVAAMCLQEEASVRPLMADVVMTLSFLTTESAGPQVDSAPAPNSPPPEERMD encoded by the exons ATGAGCTGCTTTCCTTGTTTTTCGAGGAAGAGCGCCGCAGAGGAGGATCTATCTCCGGTCGCACGCGTCGTTAAGGACAATGAACTGACAGAAAAGCCCG GGCATCCGACACAAAAGGCCTCGGTGGAAGAAGCTCAACAGGATGCTGGAAATGGAAGTATTGCAGCACAGACATTTACATTCCGTGAGCTTGCTTCGGCTACCAAGAACTTTCGACCCGAATTCCTCTTGGGTGAAGAAGGGTTCGGAAGAGTTTACAAGGGCTGCCTCGAGAATAATGGCCAG ACTGTAGCTGTTAAACAACTAGACAGGAATGGGTACCAAGGCCAAGATTTTCTTGCTGAAGTAAAGGCGCTGAGTCTCCTCCAACATCAAAATCTAATCAAGCTTATCGGATACTGCGCCGATGGTGATCAAAGACTCTTGGTCTATGAGTATATGCCTACGGGCTCTTTGGAAGACCATTTGCATG GTACCTCAGCTGATCAGAAACCTATAAGCTGGTATACTAGGATGAAGATAGCATATGGCACCGCTCAAGGTCTAGAGTTTTTGCACGAGAAGGCCGACCCGCCTGTGATCTACCGTGAGCTTAAACCATCCACCATTCTGCTCGACGAAGATTTCAACCCAAAACTCTCTGATATTGGGCTTGCAAAGGGGGACAAAGTCCATGTATCGTCGATGGTGATGGACACCAATGGCTACAGTTCACCTGAATACACGAGAACAGGTCAGCTTACCTTGAAGTCAGACGTCTACAGTTTTGGAGTCGTGATGCTCGAGTTGATCACGGGGAAGAGTGTCATGGACACGAATGAACCGAACCTTGTTGCTTGG GCGATGCCGATGTTCAGAGACCAGAAAAGGTTCCCGGAGCTCGTCGATCCACTTCTGCAAGGGGAGTATCCATCAAAAGGCTTGAGCCAAGCGGTGGCCGTCGCCGCGATGTGTCTCCAAGAAGAGGCTTCGGTGCGCCCGTTAATGGCTGATGTAGTCATGACGCTAAGCTTTCTTACGACAGAGTCGGCCGGCCCTCAAGTAGACTCTGCTCCGGCACCCAATTCACCACCACCGGAAGAAAGAATGGATTGA
- the LOC135639104 gene encoding fatty acid desaturase DES3-like yields MRLSYSFPRPRISLLYIWPWSTAVPELKKTVAPTKKQKVDALNPEDSAAEEVQSGKPPPFRIGDVRAAIPSHCWVKDPWRSMSYVLRDAVVVALLALAAASLDSWTFWPLYWFAQGTMFWALFVLGHDCGHGSFSNSALLNNVVGHLLHSIILVPYHGWRISHRTHHQNHGNVDKDESWHPLSEKTYREMDSTSRKMRFTLPFPLFAFPVYLWRRSPGKEGSHFLPSSKLFRPGEQQDVVVSTVCWSAMAASLLCLSWAYGPVPVLKLYGVPYLVFVMWLDLVTYLHHHGHRQKLPWYRGKEWSYLRGGLTTLDRDYGWINNIHHDIGTHVIHHLFPQIPHYNLVEATTAAKPVLGKYYREPERSGPLPFHLLGVLLRSLRVDHFVSDEGDVVYYQTDHQLHGGRRQKSK; encoded by the exons ATGAGGCTCTCCTACTCCTTCCCTCGTCCAAGAATCTCCCTCCTCTACATCTGGCCCTGGTCCACGGCCGTCCCTGAGCTCAAGAAGACGGTGGCGCCGACGAAGAAACAAAAGGTGGATGCATTGAACCCCGAGGACTCGGCGGCGGAGGAGGTCCAGTCCGGGAAGCCGCCGCCCTTCAGGATCGGCGATGTCCGGGCGGCCATCCCCAGCCACTGCTGGGTGAAGGACCCCTGGCGGTCCATGAGCTACGTCCTCCGCGACGCAGTCGTCGTCGCCCTGCTCGCTCTCGCCGCTGCCTCTCTCGACAGCTGGACCTTCTGGCCTCTCTACTGGTTCGCCCAGGGCACCATGTTCTGGGCTCTCTTCGTCCTCGGACATGACTG TGGGCATGGGAGCTTCTCCAACAGTGCATTGCTGAACAATGTCGTGGGACACCTTCTCCACTCCATCATTCTGGTGCCATATCATGGATG GAGGATTAGCCACAGGACTCATCACCAGAACCATGGGAACGTAGACAAGGATGAATCATGGCACCCG CTGAGTGAGAAGACGTACAGAGAAATGGATTCCACCAGCCGAAAGATGCGGTTCACGTTACCTTTCCCTTTGTTTGCCTTCCCTGTCTATCTG TGGAGGAGAAGCCCCGGGAAGGAAGGCTCTCATTTCCTGCCGAGCAGCAAACTGTTTCGCCCCGGCGAGCAGCAGGATGTCGTCGTCTCCACCGTCTGCTGGTCGGCCATGGCGGCCTCGCTTCTGTGTCTGTCATGGGCGTATGGCCCTGTTCCAGTGCTCAAACTCTACGGCGTACCCTACTTG GTGTTCGTGATGTGGTTAGATTTGGTGACTTACCTGCATCACCATGGACACCGACAAAAGCTTCCGTGGTACCGCGGCAAG GAATGGAGCTACCTGCGAGGAGGACTGACGACGCTCGACAGAGACTACGGGTGGATAAACAACATCCACCATGACATCGGGACTCATGTCATCCACCACCTCTTCCCTCAGATCCCACACTACAATCTCGTAGAAGCG ACCACGGCCGCGAAGCCGGTGCTGGGGAAGTACTACAGAGAGCCCGAGAGATCCGGGCCGCTGCCATTTCACCTGCTCGGCGTTCTGCTTAGAAGCCTAAGAGTCGATCACTTTGTGAGCGACGAGGGGGACGTCGTCTACTACCAGACAGACCATCAGCTGCACGGTGGCCGGCGGCAGAAGTCGAAGTGA
- the LOC103984916 gene encoding uncharacterized protein LOC103984916 produces the protein MGSRFRPPDLSLTSVEDGSDASRPPLPPMANPSSSAGLAEHKVQLVRTCKSPKDMSNKENISTIEEDGLDVSTFCKVESVQKRSKKSGRCNLRKSLAWNQAFLTEEGVLDPLELSILGGSSMKQKESVLSVINGQLSPLLGFHKSDVTTPCDAVGQKTIGKMHVQSGGRKLKDSNLIGKFDASIQEEQQELMVSGVISTSKRTTKSVPRLPAASSYPFTFLFQKEYLDTYYQRGFDRFLHCTQKRVASSNAANPTSKIPKFMPTKSHAASLTPTSRGDISTPRDFTLDQRATMVYTEQNSSVRCFPSNMRNQSTCAQSSKSSAVNSHRPLVPLMERGVKGFSLMSDSSASKVVQGTIISCNSSKESSSYPSKAYHAAGGALAPGHAKPSALRMPSPSLGFFQQGKRPSYCPQPQVNVQPPRPTIPCIRASKIRPTEESRLLPTSTWQKSLKGLPAPESFAGTIISSKMENSLVAISLPSSNGNVVHPSTRENVSKMQRDKMAIGASGRLSDSQTSGQQALKRYRSLIDDDFAHPRVLSSGNPEHNVDKEVPFVSSSVPKMNNKLLVHESRLPVVPLKVNIPEDVHHTCLPTKINHASETELSEASSLCKLNADVLDEGASELDNKAKRPLSEYTGWVAHAVSEQGGLAARNSNSLPDLEVGISSRFVEFSALTKSPLRWSKTKVVGSGSCNSSESGCSLAQETCAVDNSEIHHVTRISSEETMSSLTSSKEHIAGSDFISNTEVDCSAQNTGIHVEKANLGMNNLAAIVSSLPEDPQPTASTDSKCHDFRVCFDNKDPINLKEEGTLVPNGSKNDQKDRVQQDITHLKHHLNAVPFTDEWLAAIEAFGEEILEFKTGPVQNSPPDKTLPKPGPWSPVKRKAQDVGPFDCTKHSTNLSPPDSS, from the exons ATGGGATCGCGCTTCCGTCCTCCCGATCTCTCCCTCACCTCGGTGGAGGATGGTTCCGACGCCTCGAGGCCGCCGCTGCCGCCCATGGCGAACCCTAGCTCATCAGCAG GACTTGCTGAACATAAGGTTCAGCTGGTACGGACTTGTAAATCACCCAAAGATATGAGCAACAAAGAGAATATTTCCACTATTGAAGAAGATGGTTTGGATGTTTCAACCTTCTGCAAGGTGGAATCAGTGCAGAAGAGGAGCAAAAAGTCTGGACGGTGTAATCTGAGGAAAAGCTTAGCTTGGAACCAAGCATTCCTAACCGAAGAAG GTGTGCTAGATCCACTGGAGCTGTCTATCCTCGGTGGGTCTTCCATGAAGCAGAAGGAGAGTGTTCTCTCTGTAATTAATGGACAACTGTCACCACTATTGGGGTTCCATAAGTCAGATGTTACAACGCCATGTGATGCTGTTGGACAGAAGACTATTGGCAAAATGCATGTGCAATCTGGAGGAAGAAAATTGAAAGATAGCAATTTAATTGGCAAGTTTGATGCATCAATTCAGGAAGAACAGCAAGAGTTGATG GTCTCAGGAGTTATATCAACGAGCAAGCGCACAACAAAAAGTGTGCCACGACTACCGGCTGCATCTTCATATCCTTTTACATTCCTCTTCCAAAAAGAATATTTGGATACTTATTATCAGAGGGGATTTGACAGATTC CTCCACTGTACACAAAAGAGAGTTGCAAGCTCAAATGCAGCAAATCCTACATCAAAAATTCCGAAGTTTATGCCTACAAAGTCACATGCTGCCTCTCTTACACCTACTTCCAGAGGTGACATTTCAACCCCAAGGGACTTTACTTTAGACCAACGTGCCACGATGG TTTATACGGAGCAGAATTCTAGTGTGAGGTGTTTTCCATCAAACATGAGAAACCAATCCACTTGTGCTCAATCATCCAAATCTTCTGCAGTTAATTCTCATAGGCCCTTG GTTCCCTTGATGGAGAGAGGTGTGAAAGGTTTTAGTTTGATGTCAGATTCATCAGCTTCTAAAGTTGTGCAGGGAACAATAATTTCTTGTAACTCCAGTAAAGAATCTTCATCATATCCTTCAAAAGCCTATCATGCTGCAGGAGGTGCTCTTGCACCAGGACATGCAAAACCATCTGCGTTGCGGATGCCTTCACCATCGTTGGGATTTTTTCAACAG GGCAAGCGTCCTTCATATTGCCCCCAACCTCAAGTAAATGTTCAACCGCCCCGACCTACTATTCCTTGTATAAGAGCAAGTAAGATAAGGCCCACAGAAGAATCGAGGCTTTTGCCTACTTCGACTTGGCAAAAATCTTTGAAGGGCCTTCCTGCTCCAGAATCTTTTGCTGGGACTATAATTTCTAGCAAAATGGAGAACTCTTTGGTAGCTATCTCTTTACCCTCATCCAACGGAAATGTTGTGCATCCATCAACGAGGGAAAATGTTTCAAAGATGCAAAGGGACAAGATGGCTATAGGAGCCTCTGGAAGGTTGTCAGACAGCCAGACAAGTGGTCAACAAGCCTTAAAGAGGTATCGGTCACTAATTGATGATGATTTTGCACACCCTCGAGTTTTGTCATCAGGAAACCCAGAACATAATGTTGACAAGGAAGTACCTTTTGTGAGTAGCTCAGTGCCGAAGATGAATAACAAGCTTTTGGTTCATGAAAGTAGATTACCTGTGGTACCACTGAAAGTTAATATCCCTGAGGATGTCCACCATACATGCTTGCCTACCAAAATAAATCATGCAAGTGAAACTGAATTATCTGAAGCAAGCTCTCTGTGTAAACTAAATGCAGATGTGTTAGATGAAGGTGCTTCAGAATTGGATAACAAGGCCAAACGACCACTGTCAGAATATACAGGGTGGGTTGCTCATGCTGTCTCAGAACAGGGTGGGTTGGCAGCTAGGAATTCAAATTCATTGCCAGATCTAGAGGTTGGCATTTCATCGAGATTTGTTGAATTTTCTGCTTTAACCAAATCACCTTTGAGATGGAGTAAAACGAAAGTAGTAGGTTCTGGCTCTTGTAACAGTTCAGAATCAGGTTGTTCTTTAGCTCAAGAAACATGTGCTGTGGACAATTCAGAAATCCACCATGTGACACGTATCTCTTCAGAGGAAACCATGTCATCTTTGACTTCAAGCAAAGAACACATAGCTGGTTCTGATTTCATTAGCAATACAGAAGTAGACTGTTCAGCACAAAACACAGGCATACATGTTGAGAAAGCAAATTTAGGAATGAATAATTTGGCTGCTATAGTGTCTAGTTTACCAGAGGATCCTCAACCTACGGCATCAACTGACAGTAAATGTCATGATTTTAGAGTGTGTTTTGATAATAAGGATCCTATCAACTTAAAGGAAGAGGGAACCTTGGTGCCCAA TGGCAGCAAGAATGATCAGAAGGATAGAGTGCAGCAAGATATTACCCATCTGAAACATCACTTGAATGCTGTCCCATTCACCGATGAGTGGCTTGCTGCAATTGAGGCTTTTGGGGAG GAAATATTGGAGTTCAAAACAGGCCCTGTACAAAATTCTCCACCAGACAAGACTCTTCCTAAACCTGGTCCATGGTCACCG GTTAAACGGAAAGCTCAGGACGTAGGACCATTTGATTGCACGAAGCATTCGACAAATCTGTCACCCCCTGATTCCTCCTAA
- the LOC135639106 gene encoding uncharacterized protein LOC135639106, whose amino-acid sequence MGSRPPPRKCEVCRVAQSKYKCPNCLVPYCSLACFKKHKENPCKKPLPSVEETPNLMLPERSYEVNDPSWVVDKERLQLIANSSEIREALRNGDLRRIIQKIDGSDDPEDQLINAMEEHIFHDFTEKILSIISPQE is encoded by the exons ATGGGTTCTCGTCCCCCTCCTCGGAAGTGCGAGGTCTGCCGCGTAGCGCAATCCAAGTACAAGTGCCCTAATTGCCTTGTCCCCTA TTGTTCCTTGGCATGCTTCAAGAAACATAAAG AAAATCCATGCAAAAAGCCATTGCCTTCAGTGGAAGAAACAC CAAACTTGATGCTTCCTGAACGATCATATGAGGTCAATGATCCAAGTTGGGTTGTTGATAAAGAACGATTACAGTTGATAG CAAACTCAAGTGAAATACGAGAGGCCTTACGGAATGGAGACCTAAGGAGGATAATTCAGAAAATCGATGGCAGTGATGACCCAGAAGAT CAACTGATCAATGCCATGGAAGAGCACATTTTTCATGATTTTACCGAAAAG ATCCTCTCCATTATAAGTCCACAAGAGTGA